A window of Microcoleus sp. FACHB-831 contains these coding sequences:
- the petJ gene encoding cytochrome c6 PetJ, producing MRKLLSVVMLAIAVLAFSWTRPALAGDADNGAKIFSNSCAACHIGGGNVIMANKNLKKEALDKYAMNSLEAITKQVYNGKNAMPAFGGRLNPQEIEDVATYVLEKSEKGW from the coding sequence TTGAGAAAGCTATTATCGGTTGTAATGTTAGCGATCGCTGTGCTTGCATTTTCCTGGACTCGTCCAGCTCTAGCAGGTGATGCAGACAATGGTGCCAAAATTTTCAGCAACAGCTGTGCGGCTTGCCACATAGGCGGTGGCAACGTGATTATGGCAAACAAAAACTTGAAGAAGGAAGCCCTCGACAAGTATGCTATGAACTCGCTAGAGGCAATTACCAAGCAGGTGTATAACGGGAAGAATGCTATGCCAGCCTTTGGTGGTCGTCTCAATCCTCAAGAAATTGAAGACGTAGCCACCTACGTTCTAGAGAAGTCCGAAAAAGGCTGGTAA
- a CDS encoding rhomboid family intramembrane serine protease, protein MVPLRDENPTTITPYVTYALIAVNLLIFLYELSLNQPQLDRFMHLAAVVPCELSSSCPAVGNEVVPEWLSLVTSQFLHGGWAHVLGNMWFLWIFGNNVEDRLGHVKYLVFYIACGVLAGLAQWFFSQNSTIPSLGASGAIAGVMGAYIIRYPKVAVLTLLPLGPFLTFPRLPAYLFLGLWFVQQALYGVASLNVPTNIGMESGGVAYWAHAGGFAFGAILGPLLGLFSGDGARGDNYNNV, encoded by the coding sequence GTGGTTCCTTTAAGAGACGAAAATCCCACCACTATTACTCCGTATGTCACATACGCGCTGATTGCTGTAAATTTATTGATTTTTCTATATGAACTGAGTTTAAATCAGCCCCAACTAGACAGGTTTATGCACCTTGCTGCCGTAGTTCCCTGCGAACTCTCAAGTAGTTGTCCGGCAGTGGGAAATGAGGTCGTCCCGGAGTGGTTGAGCTTGGTAACATCGCAGTTCCTACACGGTGGCTGGGCGCACGTTTTGGGGAATATGTGGTTTTTATGGATTTTTGGCAACAACGTTGAAGATCGGTTGGGGCACGTTAAGTATTTGGTTTTTTACATTGCTTGCGGTGTTTTGGCAGGATTAGCGCAGTGGTTCTTTTCCCAAAATTCTACAATTCCTTCATTGGGAGCTAGTGGAGCGATCGCTGGCGTTATGGGCGCTTACATCATCCGATACCCCAAAGTAGCCGTTCTTACATTACTCCCCCTCGGCCCCTTCCTCACCTTTCCCAGACTCCCCGCATACCTTTTCTTGGGTTTGTGGTTTGTACAGCAGGCTTTGTATGGCGTCGCCAGCCTGAATGTGCCTACAAACATCGGCATGGAAAGTGGTGGAGTTGCTTACTGGGCGCATGCTGGCGGATTCGCTTTCGGAGCTATCTTAGGGCCGCTTCTAGGATTGTTTTCCGGTGATGGGGCTAGGGGAGATAATTACAATAATGTTTAA
- a CDS encoding sucrose-phosphate phosphatase — protein MAKFLFVTDLDHTLVGDDQALGELNQQLDRHREQQGTKIVYATGRSLALYRLLLAEKHLLVPDALIAAVGTEIYYNEGDGNPDPAWSKQLSPGWNREVVLATGARFADLVPQPGSEQRPFKVSYHLSQEASVEVLPRLDSLLKQRGLDIQLVYSGGRDLDILPRNGNKGLAVQFLRKVWGIDATRTVVCGDSGNDIALLSVGEPRGIIVGNAMPELRQWYEANQTDYRYMAAGACAGGILEGLKHFGFLP, from the coding sequence GTGGCCAAATTTCTATTTGTAACAGATTTAGACCATACCCTAGTGGGCGATGACCAAGCTTTGGGAGAACTCAACCAGCAGCTTGATCGGCATCGCGAGCAACAAGGGACAAAAATTGTTTATGCGACGGGTCGTTCCCTCGCTCTCTATCGTCTGCTCCTAGCCGAAAAGCATTTGTTAGTGCCCGATGCCCTGATAGCGGCAGTGGGTACAGAAATCTACTACAACGAGGGAGACGGCAACCCCGACCCAGCTTGGTCTAAACAACTTTCCCCAGGCTGGAACCGGGAAGTGGTGTTAGCTACAGGCGCTCGTTTTGCTGACCTCGTACCCCAACCAGGGTCAGAGCAACGCCCTTTCAAAGTCAGCTATCACCTTAGCCAGGAAGCTTCAGTAGAAGTGCTGCCCCGCCTAGACTCCCTTCTAAAACAACGGGGCTTAGACATTCAACTGGTCTACAGTGGCGGCAGAGACCTTGACATTCTTCCGCGCAACGGTAACAAAGGTTTGGCAGTGCAGTTTTTGCGAAAAGTCTGGGGAATCGATGCCACGCGGACGGTGGTGTGTGGTGACTCTGGAAATGACATTGCCCTACTTAGCGTAGGAGAACCGCGAGGCATTATCGTCGGCAATGCTATGCCTGAACTCAGACAGTGGTACGAAGCCAACCAGACGGATTACCGTTATATGGCTGCTGGGGCTTGTGCGGGTGGTATCCTTGAAGGCTTAAAACACTTTGGCTTTTTGCCATGA
- the ruvA gene encoding Holliday junction branch migration protein RuvA — translation MIGYLKGTVALVQQSSGNRVTLTLEVNQVGYDLQVPQRLTQVLSIGETAQVHTHLQIREDQIILYGFGSAAERDLFRQLVSVSGVGANMAIALLDTLGLPDLVQAIVNGNTRALSKTPGVGNKTAERLALELKTKLAQWRTSIGLSTPAGTAPAPGILEDVDMTLLALGYSTAEVAQAISAVGQDAIVAKSKDAEDWIRAAIAYLSQ, via the coding sequence ATGATCGGCTATCTCAAAGGAACGGTGGCGCTCGTCCAACAAAGTAGCGGCAATCGCGTCACCCTCACCCTAGAAGTTAACCAAGTTGGATACGATCTGCAAGTTCCGCAGCGACTGACCCAAGTGTTATCGATTGGAGAAACGGCGCAAGTACACACGCACTTGCAAATTAGAGAAGACCAAATCATTCTGTATGGGTTTGGTTCTGCGGCGGAGCGCGATTTGTTTCGGCAGTTGGTGAGCGTAAGTGGGGTTGGTGCAAATATGGCGATCGCTCTGTTAGATACTCTTGGGTTGCCAGATTTAGTTCAGGCGATCGTTAATGGCAACACCCGCGCCCTCTCCAAAACTCCTGGTGTCGGTAACAAAACAGCAGAAAGACTGGCGCTGGAGCTAAAAACCAAGCTAGCACAATGGCGCACTTCCATAGGGTTAAGCACTCCTGCGGGAACAGCACCCGCGCCAGGGATTTTAGAAGATGTGGATATGACACTACTAGCTTTGGGATATAGCACTGCTGAGGTGGCGCAGGCAATTTCTGCTGTAGGTCAGGATGCAATAGTTGCTAAGAGCAAAGATGCGGAAGATTGGATCAGAGCAGCGATCGCCTACTTGAGCCAGTAA
- a CDS encoding alpha-amylase family glycosyl hydrolase, translating into MASPIEFNLFAPYNKGASLIGSFSNWEEIPMEKGKDGYFRTKVELEDGVYQYKFRVQSKSWFFEPDQWVDVVDPYATDIDNPTQNGNVRIKDGERIVDTYVWKHDDKPLPSDRELVIYELHVGDFSGGEDDPYARGKYKHVVEKLDYLCELGINAIELMPVKEYPGDHSWGYNPRYFFASESSYGTTEELKNLIDECHARGIRIIMDGIYNHSEAESPLTQIDHDYWFHHSPRDPDNNWGPEFNYEFYDESLDTFPARKFAGDTLRFWVQEYHIDGIRFDAARQIANYDFMHWAVQEAKKAAGPKPFYTVAEHIPENPSITNVDGPMDGCWHDSFYHCVLEHICGDTFDLERLKDVIDCKRQGFMGATNVVNYLTNHDHNHVLAELGDRGILDEEAFKRRKLGSVINMTAVGVPLLWMGEEFGEYKYKTTEQAKIDWTLLGHELNRGMFDFIKGLIHLRKTNHALYTENIDFIHENPETKVLAYSRWNGEGSRVVVVANFSDNFLGGYHIPNFPEAGTWHEWTRNYDVEVAEDGIRLDLGSYEAQVFVWQ; encoded by the coding sequence ATGGCAAGTCCCATTGAATTTAATTTATTTGCACCATACAACAAAGGAGCATCCTTAATTGGCTCTTTTTCTAACTGGGAAGAAATCCCCATGGAAAAAGGTAAAGATGGTTATTTCCGTACCAAAGTTGAATTAGAAGATGGCGTTTATCAATATAAATTCCGCGTACAATCTAAATCGTGGTTTTTTGAACCAGATCAATGGGTAGATGTAGTAGATCCTTACGCCACAGATATTGATAATCCCACACAAAACGGTAACGTAAGAATCAAAGACGGCGAACGTATTGTTGATACCTACGTTTGGAAACATGACGATAAGCCACTACCGAGCGATCGCGAATTAGTAATTTACGAATTGCACGTTGGCGACTTCTCTGGCGGAGAAGATGATCCTTACGCACGCGGTAAATACAAACACGTTGTTGAAAAATTAGATTATCTATGCGAACTGGGAATTAACGCCATTGAGTTAATGCCAGTCAAGGAGTATCCAGGCGATCATAGTTGGGGTTATAACCCTCGCTACTTCTTTGCTTCAGAATCTAGCTATGGCACCACTGAAGAATTAAAAAACCTAATTGATGAGTGCCATGCTCGCGGTATTCGCATCATCATGGATGGTATTTATAACCACTCAGAAGCAGAAAGCCCTCTGACGCAAATCGACCACGACTATTGGTTTCACCACTCGCCTCGCGACCCCGATAACAACTGGGGGCCAGAGTTTAACTACGAGTTTTACGATGAAAGTTTAGATACTTTCCCAGCGCGTAAATTTGCTGGGGATACTCTACGCTTTTGGGTTCAAGAGTATCACATTGACGGCATTCGCTTCGACGCAGCGCGACAAATTGCCAACTATGACTTCATGCACTGGGCAGTTCAGGAAGCTAAAAAAGCCGCTGGCCCTAAACCTTTTTATACCGTTGCCGAACACATACCTGAAAATCCCAGCATCACTAATGTAGATGGGCCAATGGATGGCTGCTGGCACGACAGTTTCTATCACTGCGTTTTGGAACATATCTGCGGAGATACGTTTGATTTAGAGCGCCTTAAGGATGTAATTGATTGCAAGCGCCAAGGGTTCATGGGAGCTACAAATGTTGTGAATTACCTAACTAACCACGATCACAACCATGTGTTAGCAGAATTGGGCGATCGCGGCATTTTAGATGAAGAAGCTTTTAAGCGCAGAAAATTAGGTTCTGTCATCAATATGACAGCAGTGGGAGTCCCTTTGCTGTGGATGGGTGAAGAGTTTGGCGAGTACAAATACAAAACAACCGAACAAGCTAAAATCGATTGGACCCTACTCGGTCATGAACTCAATCGCGGTATGTTTGATTTCATCAAAGGCTTAATTCACCTGCGGAAAACAAATCACGCCCTTTACACCGAAAACATTGATTTTATCCACGAAAATCCTGAAACTAAGGTGTTAGCCTACAGCCGCTGGAATGGTGAAGGTTCTCGCGTTGTAGTCGTTGCTAACTTCTCAGATAATTTCCTGGGTGGTTATCACATTCCAAACTTTCCAGAAGCTGGGACGTGGCACGAGTGGACGAGAAATTATGATGTCGAAGTTGCCGAAGATGGCATCAGACTAGACTTGGGGAGTTACGAAGCTCAAGTGTTTGTTTGGCAGTAA
- a CDS encoding DUF4394 domain-containing protein, producing the protein MKLNKLVTIISTLAVATTLDLLGVVNPANAATIQLTGLTDNNTLVLFNPSDTSSTKTIGVTGVEGTLLGIDFRPANGLLYGVTNTNRLYTIDNSTGTATFVSTLSTAFNAGLQSGFDFNPVPDRLRLNGANDQNLRTNVDTGAVITDGTLAYAAGDANAGTNPNITAAAYTNSFPGGASVSRTTQLFGIDSALDVLVLQNPPNNGTLQTIGSLGIDFGSTGGFDIFSPSSGNNTAFAASGSTLYNINLSTGAATTLGTVGNGNVNLVGLAATSVPEPGTVASLIGLGVFGLLGRSRRRGNLPN; encoded by the coding sequence ATGAAACTAAATAAACTCGTTACAATCATCAGCACGCTGGCTGTAGCAACGACACTAGATCTACTAGGCGTCGTCAACCCCGCAAATGCAGCCACCATCCAGCTGACTGGTTTAACAGACAATAACACTCTAGTTTTGTTCAACCCCAGCGACACCAGCAGTACTAAAACTATTGGGGTTACTGGCGTTGAGGGCACTTTACTTGGTATTGACTTTCGTCCAGCCAACGGCTTGCTATACGGCGTCACCAACACCAACCGCCTTTACACCATTGACAACTCCACTGGTACTGCTACTTTCGTGAGTACCCTGTCCACTGCCTTCAATGCAGGACTCCAGTCAGGATTTGACTTCAACCCAGTACCCGACCGCCTGCGCCTTAATGGGGCCAATGACCAGAACCTCCGCACCAACGTAGATACGGGAGCGGTTATTACAGATGGAACCTTAGCTTATGCGGCTGGGGACGCCAACGCCGGAACTAACCCGAACATCACCGCTGCGGCTTATACAAATTCCTTCCCTGGCGGAGCCTCGGTAAGTCGGACAACCCAACTTTTTGGTATTGACTCTGCTCTAGACGTATTGGTTCTGCAAAACCCGCCCAATAATGGCACTCTACAAACAATAGGCTCCCTCGGCATCGACTTTGGCTCGACGGGAGGTTTTGACATTTTCTCGCCTAGCAGTGGCAACAATACTGCTTTCGCAGCCTCCGGCTCGACGCTATACAACATCAACTTATCTACAGGCGCTGCCACAACACTAGGCACGGTGGGTAACGGTAACGTTAACCTCGTCGGTCTCGCTGCCACTTCCGTCCCTGAACCTGGTACTGTTGCTTCGTTGATCGGGTTGGGTGTCTTTGGTTTACTTGGTCGCTCCCGCCGCCGTGGCAATTTGCCCAACTAG
- a CDS encoding acetate--CoA ligase family protein, which produces MVQNKVAEPYRVNARKTDAFDIFNFNHYIGPNPYLDRAALVFDFAFTGNLDPRPLEDYVKIISDRYPHLRDETYESYAQLFARSISEVGKLDMGLHLDRWSVKQYENYVRISVQAIHARTTRGVVYGVWDWFEAITRDRDFEVELEAQIRMLQDQFRSSVYGGPTVYALLRTAEEKGIPAFYLWDEGLMQYGYGKNLIRGVATTFDCDSHLDSDFTTRKDDCKAFLGTLGFPVPNGDIVSSEKDAVAVAREIGYPVAIKPVIGHKGIGVTADVQDAEEVRSAFSRALKAIPEDQPKQIIVEKSIKGSDFRLLCVNGRFVAATERRPASVVGNGRSTIAELIERENRQPARLDTPTSPMGKIQCDEAMELYLEEQGLSLDSVIESDRTVSLRKVANLSAGGLSIDATHSVHPDNIVLAQDIAQHFRLTCLGIDVIAESLSKSWKEGNFGILEINSAPGIFMHLNPALGEKVDVPSHILETFFKSGSDSRIPIVTFNRISVHELQETIDHILLQHPDWTIGAVCREAVFVNRSEKILNKDYNTNVRNLLRNPKLDLLIAEYDDSVLKTDGMFYYGSNMVVLDNPTETEMTLARDIIDDSTVVVKEGNNVSIKHKGLIEQYALGEGEPFTRVYLKEIPTVL; this is translated from the coding sequence ATGGTGCAAAACAAAGTAGCCGAACCATACCGCGTCAATGCTAGAAAAACCGACGCTTTTGATATTTTCAACTTCAATCATTACATTGGCCCTAACCCATATTTGGATAGGGCTGCATTAGTATTTGATTTTGCTTTCACGGGCAATTTGGATCCGCGACCGCTGGAAGATTATGTAAAAATTATTAGCGATCGCTATCCGCACTTGCGCGATGAGACATACGAATCCTATGCCCAATTGTTCGCTCGCAGCATCTCAGAAGTGGGTAAGCTCGATATGGGTTTGCACCTCGATCGCTGGAGTGTAAAACAATATGAAAACTATGTGAGAATTAGCGTTCAAGCAATCCACGCACGCACAACGAGGGGCGTAGTTTACGGCGTTTGGGACTGGTTTGAAGCAATTACTCGCGATCGCGACTTTGAAGTAGAGTTAGAAGCTCAAATCAGGATGCTTCAAGATCAATTCCGCTCATCTGTCTACGGCGGGCCAACAGTGTATGCTTTGTTACGCACAGCCGAAGAGAAAGGGATTCCTGCCTTTTATCTGTGGGATGAAGGACTGATGCAATATGGCTACGGGAAAAACCTGATTCGCGGCGTAGCAACAACATTTGATTGCGACAGCCATTTGGATTCAGACTTCACAACACGCAAAGATGACTGTAAAGCATTTCTAGGTACTTTGGGCTTCCCAGTTCCCAACGGTGATATAGTCAGCTCCGAGAAAGATGCCGTAGCAGTAGCTAGAGAGATTGGCTACCCAGTAGCCATCAAGCCCGTTATCGGTCACAAAGGAATTGGGGTGACGGCTGACGTGCAAGATGCAGAAGAAGTTAGATCTGCGTTTAGCAGGGCACTCAAAGCGATTCCTGAAGATCAGCCAAAGCAGATAATTGTCGAAAAAAGTATCAAGGGGTCAGATTTTCGCTTGCTGTGCGTTAACGGCAGATTTGTAGCAGCGACAGAACGCCGTCCTGCTTCGGTTGTGGGTAACGGACGTTCAACTATTGCTGAGTTGATCGAGCGCGAAAACCGCCAACCAGCACGTCTGGATACGCCTACCTCGCCTATGGGCAAAATCCAGTGCGACGAAGCGATGGAACTGTATTTGGAAGAACAGGGATTGTCATTAGACAGCGTAATTGAGAGCGATCGCACTGTCTCTCTTCGCAAAGTCGCCAACCTCTCCGCTGGAGGTCTGAGCATAGATGCAACGCACAGCGTTCACCCTGACAACATTGTTTTAGCGCAAGACATAGCACAGCATTTCCGCCTCACTTGCCTTGGGATTGATGTAATAGCCGAAAGCCTTTCAAAATCTTGGAAAGAAGGCAATTTTGGCATTCTCGAAATCAACTCTGCACCGGGCATTTTTATGCACCTTAACCCTGCTCTTGGTGAAAAAGTTGACGTGCCCTCTCATATCCTGGAAACATTCTTTAAATCAGGGTCAGATTCGCGCATACCGATCGTCACCTTTAACCGGATTTCAGTTCACGAACTCCAGGAAACTATCGACCATATTCTTTTGCAACACCCCGACTGGACTATAGGCGCTGTTTGTCGCGAGGCAGTTTTTGTTAATCGTTCTGAAAAGATCCTCAACAAGGATTACAACACCAACGTCAGAAATTTGCTTCGCAATCCCAAACTTGACTTGCTAATTGCCGAGTATGACGATAGCGTGCTAAAAACCGATGGAATGTTTTACTACGGTAGCAACATGGTAGTTCTGGATAATCCAACGGAAACTGAGATGACCTTGGCACGGGACATTATCGACGATTCGACCGTAGTTGTTAAGGAAGGCAACAACGTTTCAATCAAGCACAAAGGCTTGATTGAACAGTACGCGCTAGGAGAAGGAGAACCCTTCACCCGTGTCTATTTAAAGGAAATTCCCACCGTACTGTGA
- a CDS encoding cyanophycinase, whose amino-acid sequence MAGSEIKGQLVIIGGAEDKEGDCKVLREFVRRAGGTQARIVVMTVATELPREVGENYIRVFGRLGAADVRIVDTVEREDASSASYLEAIEKSTGVFFTGGDQARITSILKGTEIDTAIHKRYQEGIVVGGTSAGAAMMPDIMIIEGDSETNPRVNVVDMGPGMGFLPGIVVDQHFLQRGRLGRLISALAQQPAVLGFGIDENTAVIVSDNKFEVIGEGAVTVVDVADLIHTNVGQILKDEALAICGAKLHILPDGYRFDLQTRKPILDNVAPSSMQPTVAA is encoded by the coding sequence ATGGCTGGGAGCGAGATAAAAGGGCAGTTAGTGATTATTGGTGGAGCTGAAGACAAAGAGGGAGACTGTAAAGTTCTGCGCGAATTCGTTCGCCGCGCCGGCGGCACCCAGGCTCGTATTGTCGTGATGACAGTGGCTACAGAACTGCCTCGCGAAGTCGGAGAAAACTATATCAGAGTATTTGGGCGGTTGGGCGCTGCGGATGTCCGCATCGTTGACACCGTTGAGAGAGAAGATGCGAGTTCCGCCTCTTACCTAGAAGCGATTGAAAAATCTACTGGGGTCTTTTTTACTGGAGGAGATCAGGCTCGGATCACCAGCATTCTTAAAGGTACCGAGATTGATACTGCTATTCACAAACGCTATCAAGAAGGAATCGTTGTCGGAGGCACAAGCGCTGGAGCTGCCATGATGCCAGACATCATGATAATTGAAGGCGACTCTGAAACAAATCCCCGCGTTAACGTTGTGGATATGGGGCCTGGTATGGGCTTCCTGCCGGGGATAGTGGTCGATCAGCACTTCTTGCAGCGCGGGCGCTTGGGACGCTTAATCTCAGCCTTGGCACAGCAACCTGCTGTCTTGGGATTCGGTATTGATGAGAATACAGCGGTGATAGTGAGCGATAACAAGTTTGAAGTTATTGGGGAAGGTGCTGTTACTGTTGTAGATGTGGCAGACCTTATTCATACCAACGTGGGTCAAATCTTGAAGGATGAGGCTTTAGCAATTTGCGGAGCCAAACTGCATATTCTTCCCGACGGATATCGCTTTGACCTGCAAACCCGAAAGCCTATCCTGGATAACGTAGCTCCAAGTTCAATGCAACCGACTGTTGCTGCCTAA
- a CDS encoding cyanophycinase produces the protein MLLSQTRGQLMIIGGAEDKTGECKILREFLRCAGGLKARIVVMTAAIELSREVAQNYIKVFEQLGVAYVRIVDTVCREDASSSSALLAIENATGVFFTGGNQASIASIIKDTEIDAAIHKRFSEGMVVAGTSAGAAVMPDMMIVEGESETNPRVNVVEMQPGMGFLPGVVVDQHFAQCGRLGRLISALVIQSAVLGLGIDENTAVLVDGKEFEVIGEGAVTVIDVAEITHSNLEQLLKDEAMAICGAKLHILPQGYRFDLETRSPILAKVAVQAA, from the coding sequence ATGCTGTTGAGTCAAACACGCGGACAGTTGATGATTATTGGCGGTGCGGAAGACAAAACGGGGGAATGCAAGATCCTGCGGGAGTTCCTTCGATGTGCTGGAGGACTGAAAGCCAGAATTGTCGTGATGACAGCCGCTATAGAACTCTCTCGCGAAGTTGCACAAAACTATATCAAAGTGTTTGAGCAGTTAGGGGTTGCATATGTTCGCATAGTTGATACTGTGTGCCGCGAAGATGCAAGCTCATCCAGTGCGCTATTAGCAATTGAAAACGCAACAGGCGTATTTTTTACTGGAGGAAACCAAGCTAGCATCGCTAGCATAATTAAGGACACAGAGATCGATGCTGCTATTCACAAACGCTTTTCTGAAGGCATGGTAGTAGCAGGTACAAGCGCTGGAGCTGCTGTGATGCCAGACATGATGATCGTTGAAGGTGAATCGGAGACAAATCCCAGAGTTAATGTTGTGGAAATGCAGCCTGGTATGGGTTTTCTCCCAGGAGTGGTAGTGGATCAGCATTTCGCACAGTGCGGAAGATTGGGACGCTTAATTTCAGCCTTGGTTATTCAGTCAGCCGTATTGGGATTAGGCATTGATGAAAATACGGCTGTGCTTGTTGATGGTAAAGAGTTTGAAGTTATTGGGGAAGGTGCTGTTACTGTTATCGATGTGGCAGAGATTACTCATAGCAATTTGGAGCAATTATTAAAGGATGAGGCTATGGCAATTTGCGGCGCCAAGCTACACATTCTGCCACAAGGATATCGATTTGATTTAGAAACGCGATCGCCTATTCTTGCTAAGGTCGCTGTTCAAGCGGCTTAA
- a CDS encoding alpha-amylase family glycosyl hydrolase, protein MPSLIEFNLFAPNNKEARLIGSFNQGKEISMKKGENGYFRTKVELEDGVYQYKFRIQSKTPSLNPEQWLEVIDPYATDVDETTKNAIVQIKNGKRIVDDYVWQNDDKPLPENHELVIYEMHVADFSGDEPRDRNKFKHVIEKLDYLSELGINAIELMPVNEYPGNYSWGYLIRHFFATETSYGTTAELKRLIDECHGRGIRVILDGIYNHCEDKCPLLQIDRDYWYYHDKHYPDDPANYWGPEFNYDNYDEKLDIKPAWKYIGDVVRYWIEEYHIDGIRFDAVRQLANNDFFYWVVEEAKKAAGNKPFYNIAEHIPDTSSIVTPEGPLDACWHESFRIFAIENITGDTFNIDRLKEALDGKQQGYSGATSVINYLASHDRDHLMAEEHLRTLDKEQAIKRAKLGAVLLMTAMGVPMIWMGEEFGEYTRQTPNQQNKLNWSILKHEANRSLLEDYKTLIALRKQTPALQTENIEFFHENSEAKVLGYVRWNDEGSRVVVVANFSDKSLMDYKIPNFPAAGTWHECTSSYDVESREDGVTIMLPEYEAAVFVWVGGNE, encoded by the coding sequence ATGCCGAGTTTGATTGAATTTAACTTATTTGCTCCTAATAATAAAGAAGCAAGATTAATTGGCTCTTTCAATCAAGGGAAAGAGATATCAATGAAAAAAGGTGAGAATGGTTATTTCCGCACTAAAGTAGAGCTGGAGGATGGCGTTTATCAATATAAATTTCGCATACAATCAAAAACCCCATCTTTAAACCCAGAGCAATGGCTAGAAGTAATAGATCCCTACGCAACTGACGTTGATGAAACCACTAAAAATGCCATTGTACAAATCAAAAACGGAAAACGAATTGTCGATGACTATGTTTGGCAGAATGACGACAAGCCACTACCTGAAAATCATGAGTTAGTTATATATGAAATGCACGTCGCCGACTTTTCAGGTGATGAGCCGCGCGATCGCAATAAATTCAAGCACGTTATTGAGAAATTAGATTACCTAAGCGAACTGGGTATTAACGCAATAGAGTTGATGCCAGTAAATGAATATCCAGGAAATTATAGCTGGGGCTATTTAATAAGGCATTTTTTCGCTACAGAAACTAGCTATGGTACAACCGCAGAGTTGAAACGACTAATTGACGAATGCCATGGTAGAGGCATTCGCGTTATCTTAGACGGAATTTACAACCACTGTGAGGACAAATGCCCTTTATTGCAGATAGATCGCGATTACTGGTATTACCACGACAAACACTATCCCGACGATCCTGCTAATTATTGGGGTCCAGAGTTTAATTACGATAACTATGACGAAAAATTAGACATCAAGCCCGCTTGGAAATACATTGGCGATGTAGTGCGGTACTGGATCGAAGAATATCATATTGATGGTATTCGCTTCGATGCCGTGCGTCAGCTTGCTAATAATGACTTTTTTTACTGGGTCGTTGAAGAAGCCAAAAAAGCTGCTGGCAACAAGCCATTTTATAACATTGCCGAACACATTCCCGACACTAGCAGCATAGTTACTCCAGAAGGGCCATTAGACGCTTGCTGGCATGAAAGTTTTCGGATTTTTGCAATAGAAAATATTACTGGGGACACCTTCAACATAGATCGGCTCAAAGAGGCGTTGGACGGCAAGCAGCAAGGCTATTCAGGTGCTACTAGCGTAATCAATTATCTAGCCAGTCACGACCGCGATCACTTAATGGCAGAGGAACACCTCCGCACTCTCGATAAGGAACAAGCGATTAAGCGGGCAAAGTTAGGCGCTGTTTTGCTGATGACAGCAATGGGAGTGCCCATGATTTGGATGGGTGAAGAGTTTGGTGAATATACGCGCCAAACACCAAACCAGCAAAACAAACTAAATTGGTCGATATTAAAACATGAGGCGAATCGCAGTTTGTTGGAAGATTACAAAACTTTGATTGCATTACGCAAACAAACTCCTGCCCTTCAAACTGAGAATATTGAGTTTTTTCACGAAAACTCAGAAGCTAAAGTGCTGGGTTACGTTCGTTGGAACGATGAGGGTTCTCGTGTTGTAGTTGTCGCTAATTTCTCAGATAAATCTTTGATGGACTATAAAATTCCTAACTTCCCAGCTGCGGGTACTTGGCATGAATGCACGAGCAGCTATGACGTAGAATCTCGTGAGGATGGGGTAACAATTATGTTGCCAGAATATGAAGCGGCAGTGTTCGTCTGGGTAGGCGGGAACGAATAA